CACAGCATTTGCAGAAACTCCCCGGCAGTGGCCGCACGCACGGTGCTGCGGGCCTTGCCGCGCACCTTGTCGGAGAGCACCAGCGGGACGTCGAGGTTGTGGCCGAACTCTTCGAGGGCGGCGCGCACGTCCTGGTCTACCAACACGTAGGCGTAGGGTTTGGCGAACCACTCGGGCTCCTCGTCGGCGTGGGCGAGCGAGGCACCAAACAGCACCGACAGACATAGGAGCGCCATGGAAAATATGCTTACATGGCGTCCGCCTTCGCCCAACGAGTTGTGACGATGACCAAACACTTTTTGCTTGCCGCCAGCCTGTTGCTGGCTGCCTGTACCAGCACTGCGCCGAGCGATACCGACCGCTCGGTGAAACTGGCCAACGACCTGAACAAACGTGGCGACTACGCCAGCGCGGCGGCGCTGTATGAGCGTGCGGCCCAGCAACCGGGCGCCGGCATCGACCTGTGGCTCAAACTCGGCCAGGCGCGGCTCGACGGCAACGATGCGCTGGGTGCCGAACGCGCCTTCCAACAAGCCCTTGGCCTCGAGGCCCACAACGCCGACGCCTTGCTGGGGCTGGGCACCGCACAACTGCGACTGGGCAAAACCCAACGCGCCGTGACGGCCCTGGGGCAAGCTGCAGAGGCCAGCCACACGCCGGAGGCCTACACCCGGCTGGGCATTGCTCAAGTGCTGAATGGCC
This genomic window from Pseudomonas sp. Bout1 contains:
- a CDS encoding tetratricopeptide repeat protein, whose product is MTKHFLLAASLLLAACTSTAPSDTDRSVKLANDLNKRGDYASAAALYERAAQQPGAGIDLWLKLGQARLDGNDALGAERAFQQALGLEAHNADALLGLGTAQLRLGKTQRAVTALGQAAEASHTPEAYTRLGIAQVLNGQAVAAQTAFAKSLSLQPDDLDSRCNLALAYALGGQSQQALDTIAPVTQSPRALPRHQRNELLVLVLAGYEQRVASLPLDDIPTAERVRLVAEANRIKAISDPVAQARELGLVDTH